Part of the Bacteroidales bacterium genome, CAAATAAAGGTTGTTTCTAAAATTAAGAAAAGTTTTATGTGGATTGGTTTTACTCAAAGTTGCTCCTCCCAAGTGATAGACTTTTGATTGAGGTATATAAACAATGGAATAACCACGTGCCCATATTCGCCAGCAAAGGTCAATTTCTTCCATATGAGCAAAAAAATCGTAGTCAAGGCCGCCAACTTGCTTGTATATATCGGTTCTAATGAACAAACAAGCTCCCGATGCCCAAAAAATATCTTCAATTTGGTTGTACTGCCCATTATCTTGTTCAAAAACATTGAAAAAGCGTCCACGGCAAAATGGGAAACCGTATTTATCGATATAACCACCGGCTGCTCCAGCATACTCGAATTCAGTTTTCTTTTTGTAAGACAAAAGTTTGGGCTGGCAAGCTGCCACTTTTTCGTTTTGATCTAAATGAGCAATCAAGGGTTCGAGCCAGTGTTCGGTAACTTCAACATCTGAATTGAGCAAAACGGTATATTTCTCGGTAATTTGTTCGATAGCTAAATTATATCCACCGGCAAAACCATAATTCTTATCAAGCTCAATAACACTAACCGAAGGAAAATGCTTTTTAACAAAAGCAACAGAATCGTCGGTACTACCATTATCGGCAACATAAATATGAACATCGGGATATTGCGAATATTTAACAACCGAAGGCAAAAATTCCGAAAGAATTTCTTTACCATTCCAATTTAATATAACAACAGCAACCGACAAGTTAAATAAATTTTGGACAAAGATAGTTTTTATTTAAAAATTTTAATAAAGAAATAATTGCATTCATTAGAGATCTATGATAAGAAAATGAAATAAAACCAAATTTTTATGCAAATAATCATTTATTAAAATTTTCGCCTGCTCTACCTCCAAACTGGTCGTCGCTTTGCGTTGCGTTGAAATTGTACATTGAATTATTTCGGCTGCTTAAACGGCGTTCCCAATTTTTGTCATATACCTCGCCACGCACATCCGAATGCAAAAGAATATAATCATTACCTACTAAGGTTGGATTGTAAAAAACAAATTTCTTATTCAACTGATTGCCAATGACATAATATTGCCATATTTCGTATGGATAAGCCGATGGTTCATGCTTGCTTTCGGTTACCTGATCGGGTGCACCATATTTTAAATAAACCCGTCCACGATCGCTCTCGTAACCTTTTTTAACTTTGCTACCATACAACCGCTGAACATAATTCACTAATTCCATATACTTACGCCATTCGCCCTCAGGATCGAGACTATTGCGAGATTGCCAAAAAGTTAGAATATACTTTTTCATTTCGCTAATATTCTTGTTTTCTAAAACTACTAAGGCTTTATCTAGCTCCACTTGACTCGAAATAGGAATCAAACAACGAATAAACTCTTTTAAACTATCGACATTGGTATAGGGTTCTATAAATGAACCTTTTAAATCAACGCTTGACATACCTTCCCAGCGTTTATCGGCAATCGGATTGTTTCGCTGAAAAAATACTTTTTGACGTGCCAACACTTTATTTTCTTTACTAACTAACTCAAATACAAGATTGTAATTTCCCGATGGCAATGAGCTAATATCAAACGATGCTATAACAGGTATAATGGTACTAGCTTTAACTTTTTTAGACATTTGATAAACATCAAAAGGCTCATCTTTTGTAACTTTGGTAATATAATAGCGAATTAAAAAATTTTCTTCCTCACCCAACGTTTTTGTATTATATACTTCGGTATATGCCTGCAGTTTATTTATATTTGCAGGAAAATAATCGGAAATAAA contains:
- a CDS encoding glycosyltransferase family 2 protein translates to MSVAVVILNWNGKEILSEFLPSVVKYSQYPDVHIYVADNGSTDDSVAFVKKHFPSVSVIELDKNYGFAGGYNLAIEQITEKYTVLLNSDVEVTEHWLEPLIAHLDQNEKVAACQPKLLSYKKKTEFEYAGAAGGYIDKYGFPFCRGRFFNVFEQDNGQYNQIEDIFWASGACLFIRTDIYKQVGGLDYDFFAHMEEIDLCWRIWARGYSIVYIPQSKVYHLGGATLSKTNPHKTFLNFRNNLYLLYKNVHIHYGRIILMRYLLDFIAFVKFLLGFEFSNAGAVIRAHREFILNRKHFKTKRLENIKLAKVKEIPTIYKGIIVFDFFLKGKKYFYQLNFRK
- a CDS encoding GWxTD domain-containing protein, translated to MKRFLFFILVFIAFQAQAVTSYFYYVPFYDLESKPYIETYFTIIGKSIQYASLNNGFGGSVEITMLFKQEGTIKQFQKFNVSSPVLTDTLNKKDFLFVHRFAIEPGLYNLEIIVRDTLDKTSKGENRYFDIIQIQPLSSAIQFSGVEYLEKVEPSNEENMFTKNGYQFTPFISDYFPANINKLQAYTEVYNTKTLGEEENFLIRYYITKVTKDEPFDVYQMSKKVKASTIIPVIASFDISSLPSGNYNLVFELVSKENKVLARQKVFFQRNNPIADKRWEGMSSVDLKGSFIEPYTNVDSLKEFIRCLIPISSQVELDKALVVLENKNISEMKKYILTFWQSRNSLDPEGEWRKYMELVNYVQRLYGSKVKKGYESDRGRVYLKYGAPDQVTESKHEPSAYPYEIWQYYVIGNQLNKKFVFYNPTLVGNDYILLHSDVRGEVYDKNWERRLSSRNNSMYNFNATQSDDQFGGRAGENFNK